CCAGTACCTGGTCGGGCAGCTTCTGAAATAATGCTTTCAACTGAGCCGTCTTACGTGCGAGCTGGGTTGTTCGTTGACGGACACGCTCTTCCAGCAGTTCGTTCTCTTTGAGAATCGCAGCTTCATCCTGCTTCCGCTGAGTAATATCCTCAACAATCCCGACCATGCGGGTCACTTGATGCTGTTCGTTGTAGACGGGAAAGGAGCGAGCTTCCAGCCAGCGGAAACTCCCATCCGGGTGCACGACCCGAAACTGGGGAAAATGTGTACTGGAAAAATCACCTTGAATTTTCTGGTTCATACTCTCCATCAGGGATTCCAGATCGTCGGGATGAATCCGTTCGATCCAAATAGTGGGATCGTCGTAGATACTCTGACAGGGCTGTCCCCAGAACTCCTCATATTTCGGGCTGACATAAAATATTTTTCGCAAGTCAGCTGAACTCACCCAGAGCATCTCATGCACATGCTCAGAAATCTGGTGGAATATCTGTCTGCTTTCGCGCAGCGTCTGCTGTTCTTCCAACCGTTCCGTAATATCCACGGCCACGTTGAGAGTCCCAATATTCGTTCCTGACTCATTCTGCAAAATCGAAAAGTGCCAGGCGATCCGTTTTACCGTTCCGTCAACTGTCAACACATCGTTTTCATAATACTCGACGGGTTGAACCGCCCCCTGTTCCATAAACTGGTGAAAAAAAATACGGGCTTCCTCCCGGTTATCAGCGGGTAGAAAATTATCGAACCAGTTCATCCCCAGAATCACTGACTCTTCCGCCTCCAGCAATCGACAGCCATGCGGATTGATCAGCGTGATCTTCTGCTCGGCATCGATCACCAGGATCATCTCCCGCACCAGCCGGAAGTACTGTCCGGCCAGATCGATTTCCTGTTCCCCCCCTGTGACAGTCCTGCTGACTTCATTTACGACAGCCAGCAGCCCGGAAACCGCGCCTGAACCATCTCTCTGACTGCGCCACTTAACCTCTACCGGAATCCTTTTGCCGTCCTGACGACGATGAACCGTCTCCTGACAGTGAGACGAAAGCTGTCCATCAGCTAATTGCTCGAGTAGTTGCCGAGAGGCATCATGATCCTGATGATCCGCAATCAGGTCAGCATAATGCCTGCCTTTGAGTTCGACCTGCGGATACCCATGCAACTCTGCAAAAGTGGTGTTCGCAAACAGGATCATTCCCGACAGGTCGCATTCACAGACGGCACATGGCAGCGCGTCGAGCAGCGAATGATCCCGACCTGTCTGATACGAGGCGCCCCCCACGGGCCCCCTGGTAACAGGTGTTTCTGCAGCATCAATCCTGCGATGCTCCTGCTCCAGTTCTCCGACACGGCGGCGGAGGCGAGTCACTTCATCCAGAAGTTCCGACGTCTTAGCGTGTGACATGTTTCCCTATCATCCTTTCAGGAAAAGCCAGCTCATAAACGCTTGCGTTTTACCAATCCGTTTTTCAATTATTCCGTTGAACACGCGTGAAAGCGCATCCTCAAGCGGACTCTTCTGTATCATCTGTCTCAGGTGGTAACCCGCGGCGCTGGAGCGTCCGTTCGAGTAGCAGGTCATACACGGGACGGCTTCCCAGGGACTGGGCAACAATACTGGCCGTCATGCAGGTCACAATCATCGCAGGCAGTAACTGAAAGCTGGCAGTCATTTCGGCAACCAGTACAATTCCCGTCAGTGGCGCCCGCACGGTCGCAGCAAACAAAGCACCCATCGCAGCGACCGCAAACGCAGCCGCCTGCAATTCAACCTGGGGAATCAGTTGATTCGCCAGTGAACCGAAGCTCGTTCCCAAAAGTGCCCCCAGCGCCAGCATGGGAGCGAAGATTCCCCCCGGCACACCCATGGAATAACTCAGAAAAGTCATCACCGCCCGCACCACCAACAGTGCCATCAGCACTCCGAGCACAGGCGATTCGACAAAGATCTCCTTCACCAGAGCTTCACCACCGCCAACATAATCCGGTGCGCTGACCATCAGAGCCCCGACAACCCCACCCACGGAAGCCGCGATCAACAGCATTGTCTTGGCACTCAAACGATCGGCGGTGTGCAGACATTTCAGCAGCACTGTATTGAAGCCCGCTCCCAGCGCACCAATCAGTGCACCCAGCAACAGGGTCAACACAAAGGTGAGCAGCATATTTTCCGGGGGCACCATTTTGGGCAGCGAAGCCTGCAGCTGCGCCGGTAACTGGGGCAGGGTACCAAACACCTGGTCGTTTATCAGGTTCGCAGTAATACTCGCAATGATCACCGCATGCAGCGCCACGAAGCTGTACTGAAACCGGTGACGCACCTCTTCGATCATAAACAGGATCGCCCCCAGCGGCGCGCTGAACGCCACGCTTAATCCCGCGGTGGCGCCTGCAGCCAGCAGCGTATTCAAAGTATGATTATCCGAACGGGCCCGCTCTGCCACAATCTGACCGATGCAGCCCCCCAGATGAATCGTGGGACCTTCCCGTCCCAGAACCAGCCCCGCGCCCATCGAAAGCACGCCGCCGATAAACTTCACCGGCAACACGCTCCGCCAGCGGAGCATCATCAACTCCCCCATCACGCCTTCGATTTCCTGGATACCACTCCCCGCGGTCTCTGGTGCATACTTGCGGACCAGCACTGCCGACAGGGCAACCATCACGGCCCCCACAACTGCTGCCACAAGTACCGTCAGCAGCGAATAGCCAGAGAGGAATTCCACGATCAGTTGATAGACCTGGATGGACAGCTCGACACAATAATGAAAGGCCGCCCCCAGCGTACCGACGCCCAGTCCAATGATCAGCGCCAGCAGATAAATCCACATCGCTTGCTTGAGCTCCAGGTGCCGGCGCAGCCTGGCTTCCACCTTGTTTACATCCATTCCTCAGGCTTTCGTGAAAATCATTTCTCACTCGATACGCAACAGGGGTAAGATAGCAGTTTTCGAGGACCAATGGTACACCAGCCAGCACTGTTTTAATAGACCCATTCCAGGGGAATCCCCTTCACGAAGACCACGTATCCGATCGTCAGCAGATAACAGGCAACGGCCCCCAGACCCAGCCCCAACCAGGGATGCTTCCCCAGTACGCCTCCGGCTGCAATCAACAACCCCAGCAACAGTCCTAAGCACAACGCGGGAAGGATTTCCAGCCGGATCTGCTCGGCCACAAGTATGATCTGCCACACCGCAGCTGCCAACAGCCCCACCACGAAAATCGTCAGCAGCTTGGAATCAGGCAGCGGGTCCCCGGCCATGGTTCTCATCCGGTACTGGAGGTGTGAGGCGTTAATGAGCAAGCCAGCGGCACCCGTATCTGGTTACTACAACACTCAAGCAGTATAACAGACCGCGCCAACCTGAAGCCGCTTGGATTTGAATCCACCTTTCGATTTGACCTGCGCCCTCAGTCCTCTCTCGCCAGTTTGAAAACGGTTTTGGTCTTCTTTCGTAAAACCGTTTGAATTATTCAAAATAAACATTTCTCGTTGATCAGTTTTTCGTTCGATTTGCGGTTTCATATATGCCCCAGGATGACGTTGGCACAAATGATCGCACGGAAGTTCAACACGCGAATCGAGCAATTCATCGACTCTGATCTGCCAGGCCAACATAAGGACCCGGCCTGATTCCTTTCTGTATTCGTCAACGTCTGCTCTCTGTTGAACACGCTTGAATAGTTAAATTCCGTGTACCAACACGGGCATTTCTCGGCTGTTGCCAAACACATCTTGCAGAGCCACTGTTGAGATGGATGTTCTCGTTTTTCATGTCTGCTTTTCAGGGAAAACTCAAATGACAGTTCAAAAAAGTATCAAGCTACCAGCTCCCGATCGTAAGAAGTTCAAAAAAGGTAGAGAGACCCTCAGCGTGGAAGGGCTGGAAAAAACCGCCGGACAGTTTGATAACAAAGTACCCATCGCCTGGTTCCAGCGAGGAACCCAGGTCAGCCGGGCCGTTGCCCGCATCATCACTCCCTCCGGGCTGGGAACCGGCTGGATCGTCAATGGCGGTTTTGTAATCACCAACAATCACGTCATCTCCAATGCACACACCGCCGAAGATTCGCGGGTGCAATTTCAGTATGAAGATGACATCAACGGAAACCCGCTCGTCCCCCGCGCATTTGACATCGAAGAAATGCTGGTCACCAACGCTGCCCTCGATTATACGATTCTGAAACTGGCTGGAAACGCCGAGCAGGATTATGGCTTTTTCGATATCTCCCAGGCCACACCACCCCAACCGGGTGACATGAACACGCACTTCCCGGTCGTCATCCAGCATCCCGGCGGGCGGAAAAAAGAGTTCAGCGGCTTCGAAAATGAACTCGCCAAACTCAGTGAGACACTGGTCTGGTATACCAGTGATACCGAACCCGGATCATCCGGTTCTCCGGTTCTGGGAGGGATCGACTTCAGCCCGTTTGCCCTGCATCACGCAGGTGGCCCCCAGTTTATCAATGGGGAAACAAAGATCCTCAATGAAGGCATTCTGCTCTCAGCGATTGTGCATGACCTCGTCACAAATCATTCCGATGTCGCGGCTGAAATGGGACTGCAGAGCCATGAAGCCCTGCTGGATGACGCAGCCGTACTCTGGCTCAACCGGGGACGCGTCGCCAGTTATGTCAAAGCGGTCCTGGCTGGAGACGAAGAAGTCAGTGAGGTCGAATTGCAACGCATGAATAATGCCTTTCAATGTCCAGGGGGCACACCCGGGTTCTATGATGACATCCTGACACTGCAGAAATCATTCTCGAACCTCAGCGCCACTTGCGACCAGGAAGTAGTACCCGTGCTCGTCGCCGCCGCTGGGGTTGCCGCCGGTGCGGCAGCCGCTCACTGGGGTCACGTGACGAGTAAAGAAAACATGGCCGCCGCCGGCCCGAATGCTCTCACGACAACAGACTTCACACTCAGCATGGAAGGCTTCCGTATCAGCGGAGGAGGCACCGTCTTTACCCCGGTTGGCAGAGGAGATTTCGGCGTCGGACTTTCTGTGGAAGGATTCAGCTTTAATGGTAGCGGAGGCGTCGGTCTCGCCACACCGGTCGGCACTGTTTCGGGTGGCATTAAAGTACACGTTGAGAATGCCAACTGTATCGAATCGTTGTACCGGGGTGTACACGGCCTGTTCGATGTCGCTGACCCCGATCAGCAGCGATATTTCGCTACCATCCAACCGGAAACAGAAGCCCTGCCGGTTCTTGCAGGTGTCTTCATTGCCGGTGTCGCCGCAGGTGCCAGCGCCTATAAGGCCGGTAAATAAACCGTAGATTGCGTGAAATGAACAGTCCGGATGCTGGGGGTGAGGTTGCCCGCCAGGTCTCTCATCATCCGGACCATGTTTACTGTCGATTCATCCCCGAGTCGGCTGTCATCTGCTCACCAGCTGAGGTAATTAGTAATACCTGAGGGAATACGCACATGCCTTACCTCGACGTTCTTCGCAACGATGAAGCACTCGCCCGGGAAACACTGGGCAAACTCCGTACGGGAAGCCTGCCTGTCAGGCCCGACTTACGGTTCTCGCAGGTTTCAACCTTTGACAAAATCAGCGCGGTGATCACAGACAAGCAAGTCGTCGACCTGGGTGTCATCGAAGGGGGAACGGCTCTGCAGGAATTCATTCGCCCCGCGTTGTTTGTGCAGAATGGGAGCTATCAGGTTCCCCTCTCTGAAATCTGGAAGCAGAAGTTGAGCCAGGCGAAAGAGAACCTTGAGCGGGCGATCGCGTCTACCGGTAGAATTGAAGTCAAAAATCACGACAGTCTCGCCTGGGTCGGAACCGGCTGGCTGGTCGCACCGGAGATCATGGTCACGAACAGGCACGTCGCGGTCGAATTCGCCCGGAAGTCAAACACAGGCTTTCGCTTTCGCAAGAACCGACAGTTAAAGCCGATGAGCGCACACGTGGACTTTCGCGAAGAACACCATTCACCGCTCGAGGAAGAATTCGAACTCGTCGACGTACTCTATATCGAACCGGGAGATGATCCCGACCTGGCATTTTTCCAGGTACAACAGATCAACACCATGGGAGTACACAACCCCGCCACACCACTCCAGCTGGCAGCAGACGTCGCTCCAGGTACCGATGTCGCCGCCATCGGCTACCCGCGGGGAACCAGCGGCGAGCAGAACTGGCCAGCGATTACAGAATTGTTCCAGGGCATCTTTGGCGTCAAACGCATCTCGCCGGGCAAAGTGAAAACGGTGGAAGAGTCTCAGCTCACACACGACTGTTCCACACTCGAAGGCAGCTCCGGATCGCCCGTCGTCAATTTATCGACCGGGGAAGTCGTCGGCATTCATTTTACCGGAACCTATTCGGTCGCCAACTACGCCGTCCCCTCCACTCTCATCGCAGACCGGTTATACCAGCTGCTTTGACAACTTCCAGACAGACACTAATCGCGCACATCGCCTCTTTGAATCAAGAGCAATTCTCAGCGGGTAAGCCCGAATGCAATTCGGGCCAAGCGCAACTCACTCAACCAACCTGGAACAGAGATTCAAAACATCGCCAGGCAACCGATACCATCTCCCCTCAAAGTAACTGCATTGCCTTCTCAATCTTCTGCTGTGTTTCCTGTTTCAGATTCGGTTGCTGTTGAGCCCAGTCCAGCCAGTAATACAATACGGGAGCCAGTTCCGTCCCCTCTTCCGGAATCTTGAAACAGGTAGGCAAAACATGTCGGCACGGCTTTCCCTTACCCTCTGCAAGTTGCAGAATCGTATCGACCATCGCCGGGTGTACCCGCTTCCGGTCACACTGCTCAACGACCAGAATCCATTCTCGAACTTCCGCCACCGGATCGTTTAACAGACACCCACTCATAACCTCAATCGATTCTGCATCACCAACCGCGCTCAAGACTGTGATCCTCTTTCTACGATCGCGCCAGTCAGACAGTTCCTCAATTTTCTGAAACACAGGTGTCTTGTTTTCATCCAGATGCTGACTGCGTTCCGATTCTGTCGCCGTCGGCTCGGAGTTTGAATTGCACCCCGGCACCACAAACAGACATCCCATTAACAACAACATCAAGAATCGCATGCTGCTCCCCAAAAACAACCAGAAAATAATGCACTTGAATTAAGTCTAGTTGATATGTGAAAATACGTCACGCTGTTTTCTATTCCGTCTTATGTGATTCTGTTTCATTGAGTGCGATCAATCTTTCTATGCCATTCATAGCGGATTTGTGCTAGTTTTCATTTTCCATGGCCGACCTCAAAAGCCGACAACTGATCTACCTCAAGGGATTCCTGTTCCTGATGATCCTGCTCATCGCCGGGGGACTGATCCTCTTTGAAACCCGTTCCTGGCAGATCGCGATACTGCTCCTGCTTGTCGTCTGGTCTTCCGCCCGCCTGTATTACTTCATGTTCTACGTCATCGAAAAATACGTCGACCCCGAATATAAATTCGCCGGCATCGGCTCCTTCCTGCAGTACCTGTTTTCTCGTAATAAAAAATTGTAAAGATCCGTTTGAGCATTAAGCTTTGAGGATAATCAAAAGATATGGGAATCCAACCCAGCATCTACCCCATCCAGCACATCGGCACCGGCCTGCTGGCCGTCATGCCCAAGCCTGCGAGTGGCGAATGGATCGAAGACGAATTCGCCAGCATCGCCCGTTGGGGGATTACGCATATCGTCTCCCTGCTGGAAGAGGCAGAAGCCGCGGACGTCGGCCTCGCACAGGAACGCGAACTGGCCGGAAAAAACGGGATGCAGTTCACCTCGTTTCCGATCCCCGACCGCTGCTTGCCTGCAGACAGCGCTGATTTCGTCCGGCTGACAAAATCACTTTACGCAGGTATTCACTCAGGCAGCCAGACCGTCGTGCATTGTCGAGCAGGCATTGGTCGCGCAGGCATGCTGGCTGCCGGCATTCTGATTCAACATGGTCTCTCCGCAGAACAGGCGTTCGAATTCGTCTCCCAACAACGGCGCGTCCCCGTTCCCGATACTCCAGAACAATTTAACTGGATCTGCCAGTTGCAGACACAGATCAGAGAATAGAGTCACCAATGATGAACCACAATTGGAAAACACTGCTTCTACTCACCTGCCTGCCCGTCGGTTGTGGTGAGAACACCAATACCAAAGTCCCACCGCAAGCGACAGTAGAGCCGACTCAGCCAGTTCAGGCAAAACCGTCGGCGCGGGAAACCTCCGCACTACTGGATCAGAGCGTGCTTGGCGAGATCGACTGGCTGGTCCGTGCCGGCTTTTATGACAAGGCTGACCTGATGCGCATCATCTGCGATGAAATTTACTACGATTCCAACCTGGACGCTGACCAGGTCTCAGCCGCCATCGATAAGCGGATCAAAGCATGGATGCAGACACAGAAAACCTGGCCCAAGGTCACCGACTGTGACAAGCTGGATCAGGTCTTCGCAAAACTGAACGAGCGGGGCATCATCGCCCTGCAGAACGCCGGCAACACACAGTCCGACGGTTACGAAATCTTCGAAGATACTCTCAAGGAGCATCCCCAGCCCACTAGCGTCATCGGTTACTGCTTTTATCACAATCAGGATCTGGAACGGGTGGTTGACGGCGATGATCTTTATCTGGCGTTTGGGCCAGTCAAAGCAGAGGACGAAAAGTCCAGAGGACCGGAAATCGGAAAAATCATCCAGCAGGAACTGGAGCAGGCTGGTCTGAAGGTCAAATGGGACGGAACTTTCAACGAACGCATCCGCGTCACTGATATGGCCTGGCAGAAACGCAACCCGGCTTGCAAACCCATTGATTTTGACATCTGAATCAATTTTGTCAGATTCTGATATTTTCCGCGCCCTCTTATCGTATTTTTCGCGTCCCGTTGACTGGAAAAAGCAGCCGAAACTCTATAACATACCTGCTTCCCTGTGAGGCTGAGATTTTCAGCCCCATTTTCCTTGAGATTCCTTCGACATAAGTCGATACAATCACAAGGGATACACCACAGGCCCAAGTGGCGGAACTGGCAGACGCGCTAGATTCAGGTTCTAGTGTCCGTAAAGGACGTGGAGGTTCGAATCCTCTCTTGGGCACCTTAATTTAAAAGGACTTACGACGTTGTCGTGAGTCCTTTTTTCATTTCCCACCTCCCCATCAGCCACAACAGCACTTCACTCCCGCCGACGTACAGTCATCATCAACCCGGGTTCTCACCGCCTCTGCCTCAAAAAACGGCATTTCCGAGAAAGACCTCCTGTTTTTAGAGCTTGCACCGGCCAGCGTCGTTTCAACCCGCCCCGAACGAAAAATACCTAAGCTGATTTTGGTATTGATTATAGCGTCACATGCATTCTTAACTGACAGACCAGGCCTCAGACTCTGGCACACCGCTTGCTTCATATATGAAGCATTCTTTTAATTTCGTGTTTGTTCATCCCTGATTTGAGGAGATCAATGTGACCATTCCGACCCATCGACGTAAAGGGTTCACCCTGATTGAACTACTGGTGGTGATTGCCATCATCGCCATTCTGATTGCCCTGTTGCTGCCAGCTGTACAACAGGCACGTGAAGCAGCCCGCCGCAGTTCCTGCAAAAACAATCTGAAACAGATTGGCCTCGCACTGCACAACTACAATGAAACCTTCTCGGTATTCCCCTACGCGACCTCCAACCCGGGTCAGTGTGGATTCAGTAATGTGACCAACCACAAAGGCTGGCTCTACCTGCTGCCTTACCTCGAACAGGCTCCCCTGTATAACCAGTTCAATTTCAGTGCAGCCACCGGTCAAAGAAACACCGGCAGCGGCACCCTGGCAGGCGGCGGTGCCATCACCAGCGGTAACGCGGCTCTCACTACCACCATCCTGCAACCGCTGCTCTGCCCGTCCGACGACGGTCAGCGTTTCTATGGAGCTGCAGATACCACCTATGGCTCCGGTGTCGCAAATACAGCCCGCACCTCTTATGACTTTGTTGTAAACGAAGCAAACTCCTGCCCGACCTGGGTCAGCATTTCGAAAACCACCCGTACCATGTTCGGTACGAACTCAGCCTGCCGGATTCGCGATGTCAAAGATGGAACCAGTAACACCGCAGCTGTCGTGGAAACGACACTGGAAGTGGTTGACGGCGTAACCAACTCCTGGGCCACCGCACAACACGTGGGCCTGGGTATCGATTTCGCTACACCTCCCAACCTCTACATCAACTACTGGAAATGCTGTGGCTGGGACAGTACTCCCTATGCCCGTACTCCCATCTTTGGACGCCTGGGTGAATGGGGTTCGCCCGGTAGTACTCACGTAGGCGGGATGCATATCCTCATGGCCGATGGTGCCGTACGGTTCATCAGCGAAAACCTGGATGCCACCACACGTCAGCGTCTGGCCTATATGTCAGATGGTCAGGTTCTGGGAGAATTCTAATCCCGGGCTGATCTCCGCCTGATACTTGAATCGCTGAAACTCGAACGACTGCAGTGGAATAATGCTGTTCTTACTGCAGTCGTTTTTTTCGTAGTGTCATCTATCAATAGAAAAACCCCTGACCGGGAAGATCCCGGTCAGGGGTGTGCTGGTTTGGTTTACCTGTTTAATTCCCGCCACAGTCGCTTAGCGACGGTAACGCCAGTCGCTGTTACTCAGACGATTCAGGTTATACAGATCCGAATCGTACGTACCACAGTCATACCGGTCATAGTGATCATAGTTATTCAGATTGGCTTTGAACGTGTTATAGTTCGTACGACTTCGGTAGTTGACGTCGTTAAACAGAGGCCGGTTCGAATAGGTGCTGTACAGGCTGTTGAGCCGATCGGTCAGCGATGAATTGTACGGAGCAGTTGTCCGGTAACGATCCAGGTAATCCCGATCATTGGCTCGATAGTACGAGTCATTATACCTCCGGTCATACCGGCTGGCTGAGTAATCGTAGCGAGTATTGTTGTTGGACTTCGAGTTGTAATAGCTGCTGGTACCACAGAAAGGTTCTGCAGCAAAAGTGACATTACTTACGAAAGTCAAAACGGCCAGTGCAGCGAATGCGATTGCGAATTTTTTCATCATTATCTCCTTTAATGTTGGGTTGTTTTAAAAGTGGCTAACTTTTTGTTGATGAAAGAATACTAATGCACTCGCCGTGCCAAACATTCTGCGATTACCCTTATGTCATTTATCTATATAGACTTATAATTTTTAGACACATCATTTCAACCACACACAAGTGTGTCATTATTGCAATACATGGGAATATATTACAATCTTTTTGACAACACGTTAATTTGCCATGCATGTGATATTGATGGCGCCGGCCCGGAGAGAGAAAGATAGCGGGAGTCGGCCTGTAAGCCGGGTTATGTCGTGAGTGGCCATTTATCTGGGACAGCAGTTGCCTGCTGCCTCGCGCGACCTACCCGAGAGTCGTACCGGATCGGGCCGATCCAGGTCCCGGCGAACCGGGACTGCTCTCTGCTTGGTCTTGCACCCGGTGGGGTTTACCTAGCCAGACCGGTCACCCGGCCTGCTGGTGCGCTCTTACCGCACCGTTTCACCCTTACCGGACCGGCGAACCGGACCGGCGGTTTGCTTTCTGTTGCACTTTCCCTGCCCTCGCGGACGGTGGGAGTTACCCACCACCGTGCCCTGTGGAGCCCGGACTTTCCTCCCCGAATCCGAAGATTCGCAGCGACCACCTGGCCGGCTCCCGCTATCAAACAGTCCAGTATAAAGTAAGTGGAACCCTTGAACTATCCCCAATTTCTGACTTTTCTAAAGAGATTGACTTTATAATGTGTGGCCAGCGGTATAGATTAATATCGAGCGGGCAATACATGAAATTCTGGTAATTAACAGCTAATAGAGGTACCAGGTATACGTTATGTTAGGTGAACTCAACCCCTGTGGAGGGGGCGATCCCATCCCGTTGCTTTCTGAAGTTCTGCTCGTGGGCCGCCGCAGCAAATGCGACATCACGCTGCAGTTCCCCAATGTCTCTTCGCATCATTGCCAGCTGGAATTCATTAACGGCTACTGGCGCATTCGTGATATGAACAGCCGTAACGGCATCAAAGTCAACGGCCAGCGCTGCGACATGAAGTGGCTCCTGCCCGGCGACAAAGTTGCGATCGCCAAGCATGAATACGAAATCAACTACACTCCGCAGTCCGATGAACCGCCGCCGGAAGAAGAGAATCCGTTCGAAATGAGCCTGATGGAAAAAGCAGGGCTGGTCAAACCGGAGCGCCGTCCGGAACGACCCATGGCCCCGCCGGCCCGGGCACCCAAAAAGATCGAACTTCCGGATGACGAGTCTAAAATGACCGACGATGAACTGGGGCTCAAATTCCTGACCGACCCGGATGACGATCAGGAAGACGCATCATGAACGTATTTCAGACGGCGCGGGAGCCGAAACCGTAGTGGCGAAGAAAAAAGGCAAAAAGATCCGGGTCGCATTCAAAAAGAATCGTCAGAAGAAGGTCCGGAAAAACAAACTCTCCAGCCACCAGGTGGATGAACACGTCGACTCGCAGTACATGGATGCCAGCGAGCGTCTCACCGGCAAAGGGGATTTAACCCGCCATCGCACCGTCATGGGAGTCGAACAGGAGACCGAGGACGGCACCGAGATTGTCATCGATATCGATGAGTCCAACTGCCTGCCCGGCCGTGTGATTCGCGCCCAGGGCCTCAACTCCGTCGTCCAGACCGCAGACGGCAACCGTTATGAATGCACCGTGCGACGCCTGGTGCGAACCATGTCCCGCGATGACCGCAATGCCGTTGTCGCCGGCGACCATGTTTTGATTCGACCCGAAGGGGATGAGTACCAGGCCGTCATCGAACGGGTCGAGCCCCGTCGCTCGTACCTCTCGCG
This DNA window, taken from Gimesia sp., encodes the following:
- a CDS encoding PAS domain S-box protein, which encodes MSHAKTSELLDEVTRLRRRVGELEQEHRRIDAAETPVTRGPVGGASYQTGRDHSLLDALPCAVCECDLSGMILFANTTFAELHGYPQVELKGRHYADLIADHQDHDASRQLLEQLADGQLSSHCQETVHRRQDGKRIPVEVKWRSQRDGSGAVSGLLAVVNEVSRTVTGGEQEIDLAGQYFRLVREMILVIDAEQKITLINPHGCRLLEAEESVILGMNWFDNFLPADNREEARIFFHQFMEQGAVQPVEYYENDVLTVDGTVKRIAWHFSILQNESGTNIGTLNVAVDITERLEEQQTLRESRQIFHQISEHVHEMLWVSSADLRKIFYVSPKYEEFWGQPCQSIYDDPTIWIERIHPDDLESLMESMNQKIQGDFSSTHFPQFRVVHPDGSFRWLEARSFPVYNEQHQVTRMVGIVEDITQRKQDEAAILKENELLEERVRQRTTQLARKTAQLKALFQKLPDQVLVINHEGEIVNFNGRHREYLFSNRDLSSGSKLKELLLEEIRLPFTEAIQRVQADRKRASFEYPLTVDGQQRWCRARVQPYLQDEILIIVEDISEQKMSEIELNKTHDKLSEAQRLAHIGSWEWDVADDSLWWSEEVFRIFALPSDTFRPTYPSFLETIHPEDRGLLERVVEQSILNDLPYSIEHRIIRPDGEVRYVHERGAVKKDTRGNVISMHGTVQDITERQMASSKMQEYRDSLAHASRLAIMGELMAGISHELNQPLTAMANYSSAMKTRMELGQDVSDLVQRIEALSHRSGNIVRRLKSMAEKRPQELMRFSILDSIRSTLQLIEYELRQKQINVQLLSESRMSVVYADRVQIEQVLSNLFLNAMDAMSEMPVSRKLTIEVAPAGEFMVRVTVSDTGPGVPDDFVGQLFTPFTTTKEGGLGIGLSLSRSLVEASGGKICFSPKSESGASFDVFLPCRKMDE
- the clcA gene encoding H(+)/Cl(-) exchange transporter ClcA; its protein translation is MDVNKVEARLRRHLELKQAMWIYLLALIIGLGVGTLGAAFHYCVELSIQVYQLIVEFLSGYSLLTVLVAAVVGAVMVALSAVLVRKYAPETAGSGIQEIEGVMGELMMLRWRSVLPVKFIGGVLSMGAGLVLGREGPTIHLGGCIGQIVAERARSDNHTLNTLLAAGATAGLSVAFSAPLGAILFMIEEVRHRFQYSFVALHAVIIASITANLINDQVFGTLPQLPAQLQASLPKMVPPENMLLTFVLTLLLGALIGALGAGFNTVLLKCLHTADRLSAKTMLLIAASVGGVVGALMVSAPDYVGGGEALVKEIFVESPVLGVLMALLVVRAVMTFLSYSMGVPGGIFAPMLALGALLGTSFGSLANQLIPQVELQAAAFAVAAMGALFAATVRAPLTGIVLVAEMTASFQLLPAMIVTCMTASIVAQSLGSRPVYDLLLERTLQRRGLPPETDDTEESA
- a CDS encoding trypsin-like peptidase domain-containing protein, whose product is MTVQKSIKLPAPDRKKFKKGRETLSVEGLEKTAGQFDNKVPIAWFQRGTQVSRAVARIITPSGLGTGWIVNGGFVITNNHVISNAHTAEDSRVQFQYEDDINGNPLVPRAFDIEEMLVTNAALDYTILKLAGNAEQDYGFFDISQATPPQPGDMNTHFPVVIQHPGGRKKEFSGFENELAKLSETLVWYTSDTEPGSSGSPVLGGIDFSPFALHHAGGPQFINGETKILNEGILLSAIVHDLVTNHSDVAAEMGLQSHEALLDDAAVLWLNRGRVASYVKAVLAGDEEVSEVELQRMNNAFQCPGGTPGFYDDILTLQKSFSNLSATCDQEVVPVLVAAAGVAAGAAAAHWGHVTSKENMAAAGPNALTTTDFTLSMEGFRISGGGTVFTPVGRGDFGVGLSVEGFSFNGSGGVGLATPVGTVSGGIKVHVENANCIESLYRGVHGLFDVADPDQQRYFATIQPETEALPVLAGVFIAGVAAGASAYKAGK
- a CDS encoding serine protease, with translation MPYLDVLRNDEALARETLGKLRTGSLPVRPDLRFSQVSTFDKISAVITDKQVVDLGVIEGGTALQEFIRPALFVQNGSYQVPLSEIWKQKLSQAKENLERAIASTGRIEVKNHDSLAWVGTGWLVAPEIMVTNRHVAVEFARKSNTGFRFRKNRQLKPMSAHVDFREEHHSPLEEEFELVDVLYIEPGDDPDLAFFQVQQINTMGVHNPATPLQLAADVAPGTDVAAIGYPRGTSGEQNWPAITELFQGIFGVKRISPGKVKTVEESQLTHDCSTLEGSSGSPVVNLSTGEVVGIHFTGTYSVANYAVPSTLIADRLYQLL
- a CDS encoding dual specificity protein phosphatase family protein — encoded protein: MGIQPSIYPIQHIGTGLLAVMPKPASGEWIEDEFASIARWGITHIVSLLEEAEAADVGLAQERELAGKNGMQFTSFPIPDRCLPADSADFVRLTKSLYAGIHSGSQTVVHCRAGIGRAGMLAAGILIQHGLSAEQAFEFVSQQRRVPVPDTPEQFNWICQLQTQIRE
- a CDS encoding DUF1559 domain-containing protein, whose translation is MTIPTHRRKGFTLIELLVVIAIIAILIALLLPAVQQAREAARRSSCKNNLKQIGLALHNYNETFSVFPYATSNPGQCGFSNVTNHKGWLYLLPYLEQAPLYNQFNFSAATGQRNTGSGTLAGGGAITSGNAALTTTILQPLLCPSDDGQRFYGAADTTYGSGVANTARTSYDFVVNEANSCPTWVSISKTTRTMFGTNSACRIRDVKDGTSNTAAVVETTLEVVDGVTNSWATAQHVGLGIDFATPPNLYINYWKCCGWDSTPYARTPIFGRLGEWGSPGSTHVGGMHILMADGAVRFISENLDATTRQRLAYMSDGQVLGEF